The following are encoded together in the Scomber japonicus isolate fScoJap1 chromosome 20, fScoJap1.pri, whole genome shotgun sequence genome:
- the ube2d1b gene encoding ubiquitin-conjugating enzyme E2 D1b: MALKRIQKELQDLQRDPPAQCSAGPVGDDLFHWQATIMGPGDSPYQGGVFFLTIHFPTDYPFKPPKVAFTTKIYHPNINSNGSICLDILRSQWSPALTVSKVLLSICSLLCDPNPDDPLVPDIAHIYKNDKDKYNKLAKEWTQKYAM, encoded by the exons ATGGCTTTGAAAAGAATACAGAAG GAGCTGCAAGACTTGCAGAGAGACCCTCCTGCTCAGTGTTCTGCTGGACCAGTGGGTGATGact TGTTTCACTGGCAGGCCACCATCATGGGTCCG GGTGACAGTCCTTATCAAGGTGGAGTCTTCTTTCTCACTATCCACTTCCCCACTGACTACCCCTTCAAGCCACCAAAG GTAGCATTTACAACAAAGATTTATCACCCAAATATAAACAGCAACGGGAGTATCTGTTTGGATATTCTACGGTCACAGTGGTCTCCTGCACTAACAGTGTCTAAAG TTTTATTGTCCATATGTTCATTGCTCTGTGATCCAAACCCAGACGACCCCTTAGTTCCAGACATAGCACACATCTATAAGAACGACAAAGACaa aTACAACAAACTAGCAAAAGAATGGACCCAAAAGTACGCCatgtaa